The following are from one region of the Actinopolyspora halophila DSM 43834 genome:
- a CDS encoding protein jag, with the protein MSETVQEAGQDEQSVAGGGAEQAADAGSGSKGEADLVREGDIAGDYLERLLDLLDYDGDIDLDVESGRAVVSVEGGKDLEKLVGSQGEVLEAMQELTRLAVQQETGVRSRLMLDIAGWRANRRDELTELGRRTAEKVAGNGKTQRLRPMTPFERKVVHDAVAAVSGVTSEGEGEPPSRRVVVYRVE; encoded by the coding sequence GTGTCCGAGACCGTGCAGGAAGCCGGCCAGGACGAACAGTCCGTGGCCGGTGGTGGTGCCGAACAGGCCGCTGATGCCGGGTCGGGTAGCAAGGGCGAGGCCGATCTGGTGCGGGAAGGCGATATAGCCGGTGACTACCTGGAACGGCTGCTGGACCTGCTCGATTACGACGGGGACATCGATCTGGACGTGGAGTCGGGTCGTGCCGTGGTGAGCGTGGAAGGCGGCAAGGACCTCGAGAAGCTCGTCGGTTCGCAGGGCGAGGTGCTCGAGGCCATGCAGGAACTGACCCGGCTGGCCGTTCAACAGGAAACCGGTGTCCGTAGCAGGCTGATGCTGGACATAGCCGGTTGGCGTGCGAACCGGCGGGACGAGCTCACCGAGCTCGGCCGTCGTACCGCGGAGAAGGTGGCCGGCAACGGCAAGACGCAGCGTTTGCGTCCGATGACTCCTTTCGAGCGCAAGGTGGTACACGATGCGGTTGCCGCCGTCTCCGGAGTCACGAGCGAAGGAGAGGGCGAACCGCCCAGCAGGCGGGTGGTTGTTTACCGGGTCGAGTGA
- a CDS encoding D-alanine--D-alanine ligase family protein, whose product MTDRWVAVLSGGLSHERDISLRSGRRLSAALRSAGLTVTEQDADHDLLHRLRNERPDAVLVALHGGEGENGAIQSILELLDIPYVGTDSRACRRAWDKPTAKAELARAGLNTPDWMVLPQSTFRELGAQPVLDALVDKMGLPLMLKPVQGGSALGARVVRERAELPSAMMGTFAYGDTVLAEKLVEGTEIAIGVVEDSDGPHALPPVRIEPSNGIFDYTARYTAGLTSYQAPAELSAEATAEASELAVSAHRLLGLRDISRTDAIVDAAGRVHFLEVNVSPGLTKTSLLPMTIEAAERSVGDVFSKLVERAIRS is encoded by the coding sequence TTGACCGATCGCTGGGTTGCCGTTCTCTCCGGCGGACTGTCGCACGAGCGCGACATCTCCCTGCGTTCCGGACGCAGACTGTCCGCAGCGCTACGCTCGGCCGGACTCACGGTGACCGAACAGGACGCCGACCACGATTTGCTGCACCGGCTGCGCAACGAACGCCCCGACGCCGTCCTCGTCGCCCTGCACGGTGGGGAAGGGGAGAACGGCGCCATCCAGTCGATTCTGGAACTGCTCGACATCCCCTACGTGGGCACCGACTCACGGGCCTGCCGCCGCGCCTGGGACAAGCCGACTGCCAAAGCGGAGCTGGCCAGAGCCGGGCTGAACACGCCGGACTGGATGGTGCTGCCGCAGTCCACATTCCGCGAACTGGGGGCCCAGCCGGTGCTGGACGCCCTGGTGGACAAAATGGGGCTCCCGTTGATGCTCAAGCCCGTTCAGGGCGGTTCAGCGCTGGGCGCACGGGTGGTCCGGGAGCGGGCGGAGCTTCCCTCCGCGATGATGGGGACCTTCGCCTACGGCGACACGGTGCTGGCCGAGAAACTGGTCGAGGGCACCGAGATAGCCATCGGCGTCGTGGAGGACTCGGACGGACCGCACGCGCTCCCACCGGTCCGCATCGAACCCTCCAACGGGATATTCGACTACACGGCGCGCTACACCGCGGGGCTCACCAGCTACCAGGCGCCGGCTGAGCTGTCCGCGGAAGCGACCGCGGAAGCCTCCGAGCTGGCCGTGTCCGCGCACCGCCTGCTCGGCCTGCGGGACATCTCCCGCACGGACGCGATCGTGGACGCCGCGGGTCGGGTGCACTTCCTCGAGGTGAACGTCTCACCGGGGCTCACGAAGACCTCCCTGCTGCCGATGACGATCGAGGCGGCCGAGCGGAGTGTCGGGGACGTGTTCAGCAAGCTGGTGGAACGCGCCATCCGTTCTTGA
- the yidD gene encoding membrane protein insertion efficiency factor YidD → MAEQESGVLDESVAPAPRPSPAARLLLLPVHAYRKVISPLLPPMCRFYPSCSAYAVEALRTHGALRGGWLSVWRLLRCGPWHPGGLDPVPPPKQRDSEADRAPCEE, encoded by the coding sequence ATGGCAGAGCAAGAGTCCGGCGTACTCGACGAGTCGGTAGCGCCCGCGCCCCGGCCGAGCCCGGCGGCACGGCTGTTGCTGCTGCCGGTTCACGCCTACCGCAAGGTGATCTCTCCACTGCTTCCGCCCATGTGTCGGTTCTATCCGAGTTGCAGCGCTTACGCGGTGGAGGCGTTGCGAACGCACGGGGCGCTGCGGGGTGGCTGGTTGAGCGTGTGGAGACTGCTGCGCTGTGGCCCCTGGCATCCAGGGGGTCTCGATCCGGTGCCACCGCCGAAACAGCGTGACAGCGAAGCGGACCGAGCCCCCTGCGAGGAGTAG
- the yidC gene encoding membrane protein insertase YidC produces the protein MLDFINYPVSAILWFWHSVFGALLDPDSGYAWALAVIFLVFTLRALLFKPFVHQVRSMRKMQEVAPRIQELQKEYAHDRQRLASEMQKLQSDQGFNPVSGCLPMLVQVPVFIGLFQVLNGFRPGESSNFVFGEAGVNSFLDAHLFGASLSTVISAPAEKLASFGTDRISMLLVGVPLMIAAAVATHFTSRHSVERQRTEQRSSGPGVPGQQAMMNRMVLWGFPMFAIIGGPFLPLAILLYWLANNFWTLGQQYVVYRRIDREEAQRPPSEDSAATAEVVDSTVVSAEDPSERSRSDEQAELPGIPEDRSSETDAPDERR, from the coding sequence GTGCTGGACTTCATAAACTATCCGGTGTCGGCCATTCTGTGGTTCTGGCACTCGGTTTTCGGAGCGCTACTCGATCCGGACAGCGGTTATGCCTGGGCCCTGGCCGTGATCTTCCTGGTTTTCACGTTGCGGGCGCTGCTGTTCAAGCCGTTCGTGCACCAGGTGCGTTCCATGCGCAAGATGCAGGAGGTCGCTCCTCGGATACAGGAGCTGCAGAAGGAGTACGCCCACGATCGCCAGCGTCTCGCGAGCGAGATGCAGAAGTTGCAGTCCGATCAGGGCTTCAACCCGGTGAGCGGTTGTCTGCCGATGCTGGTGCAGGTTCCGGTGTTCATCGGACTGTTCCAGGTGCTCAACGGCTTCCGCCCCGGCGAGAGCAGCAACTTCGTCTTCGGCGAGGCCGGGGTGAACTCGTTCCTCGACGCGCACCTGTTCGGCGCGAGTCTGTCCACAGTGATCAGTGCGCCCGCCGAGAAGCTCGCGTCCTTCGGAACCGACCGGATCTCGATGCTGTTGGTCGGTGTTCCACTGATGATCGCGGCCGCCGTCGCGACCCATTTCACTTCCCGTCACTCGGTTGAGCGACAGCGCACGGAGCAGCGTTCGTCCGGTCCCGGAGTCCCCGGTCAGCAGGCGATGATGAACCGGATGGTGCTGTGGGGCTTCCCGATGTTCGCGATAATCGGCGGACCGTTCCTCCCCCTGGCGATCCTGCTGTACTGGTTGGCGAACAACTTCTGGACATTGGGACAGCAGTACGTCGTGTATCGGCGCATCGACAGGGAGGAAGCGCAGCGGCCCCCGTCCGAGGACTCCGCGGCGACGGCCGAGGTCGTCGATTCGACCGTTGTCTCCGCGGAAGACCCGTCGGAGCGCTCCCGCAGTGACGAACAAGCCGAATTGCCCGGAATACCGGAAGATCGTTCCAGCGAGACGGATGCTCCGGACGAGCGCCGGTGA
- the rsmG gene encoding 16S rRNA (guanine(527)-N(7))-methyltransferase RsmG: MSVTGEQGSRGMSDESAGGAPSDAESVEAGLSPGTEGNGPYVSDGLPERELFGDRRALAEKFAERLLTDGVQRGLIGPREGERLWERHLYNSAVLAELLPEGATVVDVGSGAGLPGIPLGIARPDLEITLLEPMARRVTWLEEIADELGLPLMVVRGRAEETSTRSRLYDFDYVVARAVSSLDRLAEWCLPLLRPGGWLLAQKGASAVEELERDRASIERRGGERAVVRECGAATLRTPANVVAVRRAETPESGAAGRKVNGSRARRADNRRKRKER; encoded by the coding sequence ATGAGTGTGACCGGAGAGCAGGGTTCCAGGGGGATGTCGGACGAGTCCGCGGGTGGTGCGCCGAGTGACGCGGAGTCTGTCGAAGCGGGGCTGTCGCCCGGAACGGAAGGGAATGGTCCGTACGTGTCGGACGGCCTTCCGGAGCGGGAGCTGTTCGGAGATCGGAGGGCGTTGGCGGAGAAATTCGCGGAACGTCTCCTGACAGACGGGGTTCAGCGTGGTTTGATCGGCCCCAGGGAGGGAGAACGTCTCTGGGAACGCCATCTGTACAACTCCGCGGTGCTCGCGGAACTGCTTCCGGAGGGCGCCACTGTGGTGGATGTGGGGTCCGGTGCGGGATTGCCGGGTATTCCGCTCGGCATCGCTCGCCCGGACCTGGAGATCACCTTGCTGGAACCGATGGCACGCAGGGTCACTTGGTTGGAGGAGATCGCGGATGAGCTGGGACTGCCGTTGATGGTGGTTCGCGGTCGCGCCGAGGAGACCTCGACTCGTTCCCGGTTGTACGACTTCGACTACGTGGTGGCACGTGCTGTGAGCTCGTTGGACCGACTCGCCGAGTGGTGTCTGCCGTTGCTTCGGCCCGGAGGATGGTTGCTCGCGCAGAAGGGGGCGAGTGCTGTCGAGGAGCTGGAGCGGGATCGCGCTTCGATCGAACGGCGTGGTGGTGAGCGAGCGGTGGTTCGCGAATGCGGGGCGGCGACATTACGGACTCCGGCCAATGTCGTCGCGGTGCGGCGGGCGGAAACTCCGGAATCGGGTGCCGCGGGTCGGAAAGTGAACGGCTCGAGGGCACGTCGGGCCGACAATCGGCGGAAGAGAAAGGAACGGTGA
- a CDS encoding AAA family ATPase: MRFPGGASDGAQTETTASEGIGWSPVVEEGRKTTDALHSDAARLPRPDRRRIMTVANQKGGVGKTTSTVNLAAALAVQGLSVLVVDLDPQGNASTALGVEHQSGVPSVYELLLGNVGVADVAARSAQSERLACVPATIDLAGAEVELVTMVAREARLREALTPEVLEELDYDYVLIDCPPSLGLLTVNALVAAHEVVIPIQCEYYALEGLGQLLNNIELVQSHLNPNLGISTVLLTMYDGRTKLAEQVTAEVRGYFGERALRTVIPRSVKISEAPGYGQTILGYDPGSRGSMSYLDAAREIAERGTERETA; the protein is encoded by the coding sequence ATGCGCTTCCCCGGAGGGGCGAGCGACGGAGCACAAACCGAGACCACGGCTTCCGAAGGGATCGGGTGGAGCCCGGTCGTGGAGGAAGGCAGGAAGACGACCGACGCGCTGCATTCCGATGCCGCCCGACTCCCCCGCCCCGACCGGCGCCGGATCATGACCGTCGCGAACCAGAAGGGCGGCGTGGGAAAGACGACGAGCACGGTGAACCTGGCGGCCGCGCTGGCGGTCCAGGGATTGAGCGTGCTCGTCGTGGACCTCGACCCGCAGGGCAACGCGAGCACCGCGCTGGGGGTGGAGCACCAATCCGGTGTGCCTTCGGTGTACGAGCTGTTGCTCGGCAATGTCGGGGTGGCCGATGTCGCCGCGCGGAGTGCCCAGTCCGAACGACTGGCCTGCGTTCCCGCCACCATCGACCTGGCCGGCGCCGAGGTCGAGCTGGTCACGATGGTGGCGCGGGAGGCGCGGCTTCGTGAGGCGCTCACTCCGGAAGTGCTCGAAGAGCTCGACTATGACTACGTCCTCATCGACTGCCCCCCGTCGCTGGGACTGCTCACGGTGAACGCGCTCGTGGCCGCGCACGAAGTGGTGATCCCGATCCAGTGCGAGTACTACGCCCTGGAGGGACTCGGGCAGCTGCTGAACAACATCGAGCTGGTGCAGTCCCACCTGAACCCGAACCTGGGGATCTCCACCGTGCTGCTGACCATGTACGACGGCCGCACGAAGCTCGCCGAGCAGGTCACCGCGGAAGTGCGCGGCTACTTCGGTGAGCGGGCACTGCGCACGGTCATCCCCCGCAGCGTCAAGATTTCCGAAGCTCCGGGGTACGGGCAGACCATACTCGGCTACGATCCGGGCTCCCGCGGTTCGATGAGCTATCTGGATGCTGCTCGCGAGATAGCCGAGCGAGGGACTGAGAGGGAGACGGCATGA
- the dnaA gene encoding chromosomal replication initiator protein DnaA translates to MSDHQADLGRVWDEVVHELSSGTLSPQQRAWMRVTRPIGLLDGTALLAAPSDFAKEAIERALRDPITEALSRRLGREVSLAVKVDTAVPAPTRPVTPQSMEEEEPEEELPRSESAAEPAQREESPLGQAELPYETGYGTPPTHPQAMPGHAPVGEPEGWHGRPSETRQRPHSPHETEDYGNTAHTGSISGALPASPPEQQRLPLPPQEPTRHPAGSTFSGTSPLTGDAEGDSETEEDEEGEALQAANEIWPTFGGENKPEQQQGQPYTAPKNGPPTSQTRLNAKYTFDTFVIGSSNRFAHAAAVAGAEAPARAYNPLFIWGESGLGKTHLLHAVGHYTQRLFPGMRVRYVSTEEFTNDFINSLRDDRQVAFQRRYRDVDVLLVDDVQFLEGKEGTQEEFFHTFNTLHNSNKQIVVSSDRPPKSLHTLEDRLRTRFEWGLITDIQPPELETRIAILRKKAAQDRLAAPAEVLEFIAARIERNIRELEGALIRVTAFASLNQQPVDVQLAEIVLRDLIPDDAQPPEISTQTIMSMTAEFFGVTVDDLCGPGKTKALAQARQIAMYLCRELTDSSLPKIGQSFGGRDHTTVMHADKKIRKAMAERRRVYDHVQELTARIKQQASFL, encoded by the coding sequence GTGTCCGACCACCAAGCCGATCTCGGCAGAGTCTGGGACGAGGTGGTGCACGAGCTGTCTTCTGGAACGCTCTCACCCCAGCAACGCGCGTGGATGCGCGTCACGCGCCCCATCGGTCTGCTCGACGGCACCGCGCTGCTCGCAGCGCCCAGCGACTTCGCCAAGGAGGCGATCGAACGCGCCCTGCGCGATCCGATCACCGAGGCGCTCTCGCGCAGACTCGGCAGGGAGGTCTCCCTCGCCGTGAAGGTGGACACCGCCGTACCGGCACCGACGCGCCCGGTCACTCCCCAGTCGATGGAGGAAGAGGAGCCGGAGGAGGAACTTCCCCGGAGCGAGTCCGCGGCCGAACCCGCGCAGCGGGAGGAAAGCCCCCTCGGGCAGGCCGAGCTGCCCTACGAGACCGGTTACGGCACTCCACCCACCCATCCACAGGCGATGCCGGGACACGCACCCGTCGGCGAACCGGAAGGGTGGCACGGCAGGCCGAGCGAGACCCGGCAGCGCCCGCACTCGCCCCACGAGACCGAGGACTACGGCAACACCGCCCACACGGGGTCGATCAGCGGGGCCTTACCGGCGAGCCCTCCCGAGCAGCAGCGTCTCCCGCTGCCCCCGCAGGAGCCCACCCGGCACCCCGCGGGATCGACCTTCTCCGGGACGAGTCCCCTCACCGGGGACGCGGAGGGCGACTCCGAGACGGAGGAGGACGAGGAGGGTGAAGCGCTCCAGGCGGCCAACGAGATCTGGCCGACCTTCGGAGGGGAGAACAAGCCCGAGCAGCAGCAGGGGCAGCCGTACACGGCACCCAAGAACGGTCCGCCGACCTCGCAGACGCGGCTCAACGCCAAGTACACCTTCGACACCTTCGTCATAGGCTCCTCCAACCGCTTCGCGCACGCCGCGGCCGTGGCCGGGGCGGAGGCACCGGCCCGGGCCTACAACCCGCTGTTCATCTGGGGCGAGTCCGGACTGGGCAAGACACACCTGTTGCACGCGGTCGGGCACTACACCCAGCGGCTCTTCCCCGGGATGCGGGTGCGTTACGTCTCCACCGAGGAGTTCACCAACGACTTCATCAACTCGCTGCGCGACGACAGGCAGGTGGCCTTCCAGCGCCGCTACCGCGACGTCGACGTCCTGCTCGTCGACGACGTGCAGTTCCTCGAGGGCAAGGAGGGGACCCAGGAGGAGTTCTTCCACACCTTCAACACGCTGCACAACTCGAACAAGCAGATCGTGGTCTCCTCCGACCGTCCTCCGAAGAGCCTGCACACCCTGGAGGACCGGCTCCGAACCCGGTTCGAGTGGGGGTTGATCACCGATATCCAGCCGCCCGAGCTGGAGACGCGCATCGCGATCCTGCGCAAGAAGGCGGCCCAGGACCGACTGGCCGCCCCCGCCGAGGTGCTGGAGTTCATCGCGGCGCGCATCGAGCGCAACATCCGCGAGCTCGAAGGCGCGTTGATCAGGGTCACGGCGTTCGCCTCGCTGAACCAACAGCCCGTGGACGTCCAACTGGCCGAGATCGTGCTGCGCGACCTCATCCCGGACGACGCGCAGCCCCCGGAGATCAGCACGCAGACCATCATGTCCATGACCGCCGAGTTCTTCGGCGTGACCGTGGACGACCTGTGCGGGCCGGGCAAGACCAAGGCGCTGGCCCAGGCGCGTCAGATCGCCATGTACCTGTGCAGGGAACTGACCGACTCGTCACTTCCCAAGATCGGTCAGAGCTTCGGCGGACGGGACCACACGACGGTGATGCACGCGGACAAGAAGATCCGCAAGGCCATGGCCGAGCGGCGTCGCGTCTACGACCACGTGCAGGAACTGACCGCACGCATCAAGCAGCAGGCCTCGTTCCTGTGA
- a CDS encoding ParB/RepB/Spo0J family partition protein: MTERRGGLGRGLAALIPSGPTDEEQETGAPADHSPVRSPEANAAPEESEQGTEHAGVSRETSGEVAGAVYREVEIAAITPNPRQPRQVFDEDALAELEHSIKEFGLMQPIVVRELDGEQYELIMGERRWRAAQRAELSTLPAIVRRTKDDALLRDALLENIHRVQLNPLEEASAYQQLLDEFGVTHDELADRIGRSRPVITNTIRLLRLPLPVQRRVAAGVLSAGHARALMSLEDPAAQEEIATRIVAEGLSVRAAEEQVTLKKGEVAEKPKPKQRGKMELAGAEELEERLAERFDTRVKVESGQRKGRIVVEFGSPEDLGRLSALLLPDDSE; this comes from the coding sequence ATGACCGAGCGTCGTGGCGGTTTGGGACGTGGATTGGCCGCGCTCATCCCGAGCGGTCCCACCGACGAGGAGCAGGAGACGGGTGCTCCCGCCGACCACTCCCCCGTGAGGAGTCCGGAGGCGAACGCGGCTCCGGAGGAGTCGGAACAGGGTACGGAGCACGCCGGTGTTTCACGTGAAACGAGCGGGGAGGTAGCCGGGGCGGTTTACCGTGAAGTCGAGATAGCCGCCATAACCCCGAATCCGCGGCAGCCGCGTCAGGTGTTCGACGAGGACGCGTTGGCCGAGCTGGAACACTCCATCAAAGAGTTCGGTCTCATGCAGCCGATCGTGGTGCGTGAACTCGATGGGGAGCAGTACGAGCTCATCATGGGTGAGCGGCGGTGGCGCGCCGCTCAGCGTGCCGAACTTTCGACGCTTCCCGCGATAGTCCGCAGGACCAAGGACGACGCACTGCTGCGGGACGCGTTGCTGGAGAACATCCACCGGGTGCAACTCAACCCGTTGGAGGAGGCTTCCGCCTACCAGCAGTTGCTCGACGAGTTCGGTGTGACCCATGACGAGTTGGCCGATCGGATCGGACGCAGCCGGCCGGTCATCACCAATACGATCCGGTTGCTGCGCCTGCCGCTGCCCGTGCAGCGACGAGTGGCGGCCGGGGTGCTTTCCGCGGGCCACGCGCGGGCGCTGATGAGCCTGGAGGATCCCGCGGCCCAGGAGGAGATAGCCACGAGAATCGTCGCGGAAGGACTTTCGGTACGTGCGGCCGAGGAGCAGGTGACCCTGAAGAAGGGTGAGGTGGCGGAGAAGCCGAAGCCCAAGCAGCGGGGCAAGATGGAGCTCGCGGGTGCGGAGGAGCTGGAAGAACGGCTCGCCGAACGCTTCGACACCCGGGTGAAGGTCGAGTCCGGGCAGCGTAAGGGCCGTATCGTCGTCGAGTTCGGCTCCCCCGAGGATCTCGGCCGGTTGAGCGCGTTGCTTCTCCCCGATGATTCCGAATGA
- the rpmH gene encoding 50S ribosomal protein L34, translating into MSKGKRTYQPNNRKRAKIHGFRKRMHTRAGRAIVAARRRRGRKQLTA; encoded by the coding sequence GTGAGCAAGGGCAAGCGCACCTACCAGCCAAACAACCGTAAGCGGGCCAAGATCCACGGCTTCAGGAAGCGGATGCACACGAGGGCCGGCCGCGCCATCGTGGCCGCTCGTCGCCGCAGGGGTCGTAAGCAACTCACCGCCTGA
- the rnpA gene encoding ribonuclease P protein component: MLPAAARLRRSQDFGLVVRRGRRAGRPRLVMHVLRRDLSASGAADRPVAAATDVSRAGAEGTHESDSSNSSPTLGDHERPRVGFVVSKAVGNAVRRHRVARQLRHLMRERIAVLPAGTLVVVRALPPAAASTSEELARDLDKAMRKLRLPNLRDSAGGGNHPSTDPA; this comes from the coding sequence GTGCTTCCAGCGGCAGCGCGGCTCAGGCGCAGCCAGGACTTCGGCCTGGTCGTGCGCCGGGGACGTCGAGCCGGCAGGCCACGTCTCGTGATGCATGTCCTACGACGCGACCTGTCCGCGTCCGGAGCGGCCGACCGACCGGTCGCCGCGGCCACGGACGTATCCAGGGCGGGCGCCGAGGGCACGCACGAGAGCGACAGTTCGAACAGTTCGCCCACCCTGGGCGACCACGAGCGCCCCAGGGTGGGCTTCGTCGTCAGCAAGGCCGTCGGAAACGCGGTGCGCAGACACCGGGTGGCGCGGCAGTTGCGTCATTTGATGCGCGAGCGCATCGCGGTGTTGCCTGCTGGCACACTGGTGGTGGTAAGAGCACTGCCGCCTGCGGCGGCCTCCACCAGCGAGGAGCTCGCACGGGATCTCGACAAGGCGATGCGCAAGCTGCGTCTGCCGAATCTCCGTGATTCAGCAGGTGGTGGTAATCACCCATCCACGGATCCCGCGTAA
- the dnaN gene encoding DNA polymerase III subunit beta, with protein sequence MKIRLERDGLADAVAWVARSLPSRPPVPVLGGMLLDAETEGRLTISGFDYEVSAQVGVDAEVESSGRTLVSGRLLADITKALPQRPVEITVDGSRVSISCGSSRFSLPTMPVEDYPQLPQMPELAGSVAGDAFSSAVAQVAVAAGKDETLPMLTGVRVEINEDQLTLVATDRFRLAMRELNWQPAGSAEDTAVLVPARTLSESAKTLGGSGTTVELSLASSDGLLGLSGTTRRSTTRLLDAEFPPYRKLLPDEHAASAVVEVGALGDAIKRVSLVAERGTQVRLEFSETSLRLTAGGDDEGSAEEELPIEFDGEPLTIAFNPAYLQDGLAALKTDRARMLFTTSSRPAVIKPVDDEGETVPGYLYLLMPVRMPS encoded by the coding sequence ATGAAGATCCGTCTGGAACGTGACGGTCTCGCCGATGCTGTCGCCTGGGTCGCCCGCAGCCTGCCTTCGCGCCCACCGGTTCCCGTGCTGGGCGGGATGTTGCTGGACGCCGAGACCGAGGGCAGGTTGACGATCTCGGGTTTCGACTACGAGGTCTCCGCCCAGGTCGGGGTGGACGCCGAGGTGGAATCCTCCGGGCGCACGCTGGTTTCCGGGCGGTTGCTGGCCGACATCACCAAGGCGCTGCCCCAGCGCCCGGTGGAGATCACCGTCGACGGGTCCAGGGTGAGCATCTCCTGCGGCAGCTCTCGCTTCAGCCTCCCCACGATGCCCGTCGAGGACTATCCACAACTTCCGCAGATGCCCGAGCTGGCCGGTTCCGTGGCCGGGGACGCCTTCAGCTCGGCCGTCGCCCAGGTCGCGGTGGCCGCGGGCAAGGACGAGACGCTGCCCATGCTCACCGGGGTGCGCGTCGAGATCAACGAGGACCAGCTGACCCTCGTGGCCACCGACCGCTTCCGGCTGGCCATGCGCGAGCTGAACTGGCAACCCGCCGGTTCGGCCGAGGACACGGCCGTGCTGGTGCCTGCCCGCACGCTCTCCGAATCGGCCAAGACTCTCGGCGGCTCCGGCACCACGGTCGAACTCTCCCTGGCTTCCTCCGACGGCCTGCTCGGCCTGTCCGGCACGACCCGGCGCAGCACGACCCGGTTGCTCGACGCGGAGTTCCCCCCCTACCGCAAGCTGCTGCCCGACGAACACGCGGCCTCGGCCGTGGTCGAGGTCGGCGCGCTGGGCGACGCCATCAAGCGTGTTTCGCTCGTCGCCGAACGCGGTACCCAAGTACGGCTGGAGTTCTCCGAGACGAGCCTGCGGCTGACCGCGGGAGGCGACGACGAGGGCAGTGCCGAGGAGGAACTGCCGATCGAGTTCGACGGTGAGCCGCTCACGATCGCGTTCAACCCGGCGTACCTGCAGGACGGGCTGGCCGCGTTGAAGACCGATCGTGCGCGGATGCTGTTCACGACCTCGAGCAGGCCCGCGGTCATCAAGCCGGTCGACGACGAGGGGGAGACCGTGCCCGGCTATCTGTACCTGCTCATGCCGGTCCGGATGCCGAGCTGA
- the gnd gene encoding phosphogluconate dehydrogenase (NAD(+)-dependent, decarboxylating) — protein sequence MVQLGLVGLGKMGFNMRERLRAGGHEVVGYDRDPQVTDVPSIAGMVEKLTPPRTVWVMVPHGDPTKSTIRELSGLLDSGDLVVEGGNSPYSDDQENSALLAEYGISYVDVGVSGGVWGASNGYGLMAGGDAADVERVLPVFDTLRPEGERSRGFAHAGPVGAGHYAKMVHNGIEYGLMQAYAEGFELLAASDVVTDVAGTIKAWSHGTVVRSWLLDLLVRAMEEDPELEQLQGYVTDSGEGRWTVEESINNAVPTPAITAALFARFASRQDDSPAMKAVAALRNQFGGHSVKSSDD from the coding sequence TTGGTGCAACTGGGTCTGGTCGGCCTCGGCAAGATGGGTTTCAACATGCGCGAGCGGTTGCGCGCAGGCGGCCACGAGGTCGTCGGTTACGACCGTGATCCGCAGGTCACCGACGTGCCCTCGATAGCGGGGATGGTGGAGAAACTCACGCCGCCGCGCACCGTGTGGGTGATGGTTCCGCACGGGGACCCGACCAAGAGCACCATCCGCGAGCTGTCCGGCCTGCTCGATTCCGGCGACCTCGTCGTCGAGGGCGGGAACTCCCCCTACAGCGACGACCAGGAGAACTCCGCGCTGCTGGCCGAGTACGGGATCTCCTACGTCGACGTCGGCGTCTCCGGGGGAGTCTGGGGCGCGAGCAACGGGTACGGCCTGATGGCAGGCGGTGACGCCGCCGACGTCGAACGGGTGCTTCCCGTGTTCGACACGCTGCGTCCGGAGGGCGAGCGGTCCAGGGGTTTCGCACACGCGGGTCCGGTCGGCGCGGGGCACTACGCCAAGATGGTGCACAACGGCATCGAGTACGGGCTCATGCAGGCCTACGCGGAAGGCTTCGAGCTGCTGGCCGCCTCGGACGTGGTCACCGACGTGGCGGGGACGATCAAGGCGTGGAGCCACGGGACGGTGGTCCGTTCCTGGCTGCTCGACCTGTTGGTCCGGGCCATGGAGGAGGACCCGGAGCTGGAGCAGTTGCAGGGCTACGTCACCGATTCCGGCGAGGGCAGGTGGACCGTGGAGGAATCCATCAACAACGCCGTCCCCACCCCCGCCATCACCGCCGCGCTGTTCGCCCGGTTCGCCTCCAGGCAGGACGACTCGCCCGCGATGAAGGCGGTCGCGGCGCTGCGCAACCAGTTCGGCGGGCACTCGGTCAAATCCAGCGACGACTGA